The following nucleotide sequence is from uncultured Draconibacterium sp..
TGCCGGTATGGAAATTAAATATTCGCAAAAAGGCTCACGAAGGAAATACGATCCAAAAAATCCGGAAATAGAAAAATACGTTATGCGGCTGGGTTATATCGATGTGCCTATATTTATGGCATTTAGAACCAACGAACGCAGCATGATTATTGGCGGAATTGCACCGGGAGTGCTTATTCACTCGAAAGAAATTGGAGCTTACGGCGAGTTCCCGCCCGAAGATCAGCACCCGTTTAAAAACTTCGACTTACAACCGTTTATCGGCTTCCAGTTCGATTTTTTAGAACATGCTTCAGTAGATTTACGTTATGCACTTTCGGTAATTCCGATCCGTGAGAAACCCGGTGGAACAAATTATTACTGGCTCAACAATCAGTTTAATAACGTAATTTCGCTGGCTTTGTATTACCGGCTGAGGCGATGAGATTGAAAAAGATTGATGGAGATTGAGACTCGAAGCTAGCAACTAGTAGCTCCTGCCACCGTCCCCTTTTTGCCTTTGAACTTTCTACTTTTGCCTTAACTCTAGCTGTTTACCATCCACTTTGAGAAATCATCGAGATATTTCCAGAACGATTTCAGCACTTCGTCGGGTAAATCCAGTTTGCTTAAAACTTGTTGGTAACAGTTCAGCCATTCGATACGCCCTTCTGCCGTAATTTTAAAAGGTAAATGCCTTCTGTTTAATTGTGGTTTTCCGCGGTTCTGATTAAAATAATCGGGACCTCCACAAATCTGAATAAAGAAATCAGCCGAGTGTTCTTTTGCTTTTTCCAGTGCTATCGGATTTTTCGGGAACAGATCTTTTATCGGACTCTGCACAATCAAGTCGTAATGATCGCTTACCATTTTACGCATTCCCTCCTCTTTCAGGATTTGGAACATCAACGGAGACGGAAGTGTTACGCCCGGGCGAACTCCCTTAAAATATTTACTGATCTCGAATTCCATGGTTGCTTTTTTGTGATGAAACAACCAAAAGCAAAAGTTGTTTTAAACTACTTGCCAAAAACCCAGCCAATACGCAATCCACTTGTAAGCGCTATCGGAAAATCGTCGGGTGCAACAAGAAATCCGTAGGGCAATGCATCGTAATCATCAGTGCCAACACCGTAACCTACTCCCCAATACATGTCTACTACAAAAGCATCGTCAAAAACCCATTGTTTTCCAAATTTCAACATAATGGCTAAGGTTACCTGGCTGTTTCTGTCCGAGCTTGATGTTACGTGATAATAACCGCTTGAATCGTAATAATAATTGTAATCATTATTATCGTACGACATATAGCGCAAAGCAATTTCCGGAGCAATATATCCTCCTTTCAAAATGTGTGAGTAGTGCATTTTATGCATGTAAAAATCAGGACTGCGCATAAATTTATAAGCAAATTTTCCATAAACACCACGCGGATCTACATCATCAATATCGTTTCCAAGACCAACGATTCCAAATGCTGTTTCCCACGAACGACCGGGTTTTATACTGCGTTCGAAAGCAAACTCGGTGGTGCCAAATAGCGGTGATAAAAAATTTACTTTAAGTGCGTTTTTCGACTGATCAGCATAATACTCAGGATCATCAAAGGTATTTTTTTGAATTTCAACTACTTCTCCGGTACCAAATTCAACTCGGGTAACCAGTGCATTATCAATTCCAAAAATAAGCTTGTCATTCGCATCGTAATAATATTTTACTTCTTCGGCTCCAAGTTCCGTAACTTTACAGTTTATAACATCGCCTGATTTTTTAATAATTTTATCCTGCGACAAAGCAGAAAAGGATAAAATTAATACCAAACACAGTGTAGCTAAGGTTTTCATGACTTTTGTTTTTTATTCGATATGAGGTTGATCAAATTTAGTGCCGAAAGATATAAAAGGCTCGGTTTTCATACTAATTATTTATGTTAAAATTATATGCTCTCCATAATTGATGCAAATACTTCCACGGAAACTTTTTAGCTAATTATTTCCGCTAACCTTAAAACAATCAACTCCTCTGATTTGTCTTAACAGGTGGTGGTTACGTTTAACCAAAACCTTTTACTACGATGAGAAAGAAATACATGAACCCATACCTGGCGGGAGTGTTGCTTGGCTTGGTACTTTTAAGCGCCATGTTCTTTTCAGGACGCGGACTGGGCGCCAGCGGTGGATTAAAATACGCTGTTGTGGCAGCCGTTGAATCAGTTGATCACCAACACGCCATGGAATCGCCGTATTATAGCAAATATTTTGCCGATGGTGAGAATCCACTAAAAAGCTGGCTGGCACTTGAAGTACTCGGAATGTTTTTAGGCGGATTTATTTCGGGAGCCATTTCAGGCCGCTTAAAATTCAAAATTGAAAAATCGCCGAAAATATCGAATGGCAAACGCTTGTTGTTTGCCTTTTTGGGAGGTGTGTTTTTTGTATACGGCGCACAACTGGCCCGCGGATGTACCAGTGGGGCTGCACTCTCGGGAATGGCAGTACTTTCAGTAGCCGGATTTATGACCATGCTCGGCATTTTTGGCTCTGCCTTCCTTTTTGCATGGTTTTTCAGAAAACTCTGGATTTAAAACTCAATTCTTCAGTAACTCAGTAATTCTAAAATTATGGGACCGATTACAATACTTAACAACTTTCCGGAGTGGCTCAACCTCGGCATCGGATTTTTTATAGGAATTGGCTTTGGCTTTGCGCTGGAGCAAGCCGGATTTTCATCGAGCCGCAAACTGGCCGGCATGTTTTATGGCTACGACACTACGGTTTTAAAAGTATTTTTTACCGCTGCAATCGTGGCACTGGCCGGATCACAATTGCTCAGCTATTTTGGTCTGCTCGATTTAAACCTGGTGTATGTAAATCCGTATTATGTAACCGCCACACTGGTGGGCGGCGTAATTATGGGAGCCGGATTTATTATGGGCGGTTTTTGCCCGGGAACCGGAATCAGCGCTTTGTCGATTGGGAAAATCGATGCTTTGTTTTTCCTGGTCGGTGGATTAAGCGGTGCATTTCTTTTTGCCGAAACCTACCCGATGATCCAGACACTGGCCGGAGCAAATTACAAAGGCCCGGTGCGTGTGGATGAATGGCTGGGCGTTTCTCCCGGAGTTTTTTCATTTCTGCTGATTGCCGCTGCCATAGCAATGTTTTGGCTGGCCGAACTGGCTGAGAAGAAATATGCACGAAACGAAATCACATCTGAAATTTGATCAGTTATGAATGCACGAATAAAAATATCTTTATTACTGGCAGGCGTTGGATTAATTCTGGCTTTTCTGCCTTTTAATGCAGCAAAATCATTTCAGTTAAAACCCACGGAATTATTGGAAATTTCATCGAATTCCGACATGTATTTTTCGGTTGACGAAGTAGCGCGTTTTGTAAATAACGAAGACACCACTATTCAACTCATTGATTTGCGTAGTACTTCCGAATTTATGGAAAGTAACATTCCGGGCTCGATAAATATTCCATTCAACGATCTCCTCAATCCTAACTGGGAAGGTTACCTGAATCAGGACAAAGTTAGAAATGTTTATTACGCAAACGGCGACGAAACGGCGAACATGGCGTGGACAATTGTAAGCGGACTGGGCTACGCGAATTCATTTGTAATGAAAGGCGGAATGAATGAATGGTATAAAACGGTAATGTTGAGCAAATTTGAAGGTGAACGGATTACACCACGCGAAAATGCACTGTTCGAAAATCGTTACAAAGCACGAAAAACATTTAATCAAATCAACAGTTTGCCCGACAGTTTAAAAACGCAATACCTCGAAGCAAAACGGCTGGAAGAATCACAGCTTGACGGAGGTTGCTAATAAAGTCAAAACAAAATGAAGAAAAATATACAATGGATTTTAAGTGTTCTGCTCGTACTCGTTGTTCTGGTTTTGGTACGAACGTTTAATCCGAACCTGTTTAAACGAAATGTAAACGAGGCATTGACTTCTTCAAACGAAATGACATTCGCTGTGCAGAATTTGAGCGCATTAAAAGACAACTATTCCATCGTTGAATTGGATGCCGAAAATCAACACTTCCCAAATTCGGTGATGATCCCTTTTGACCAACTTCTTGAAAAAGAAAATAAAGAGAAACTGACCTCACTGGATGGAAAAATCCTGCTTTATTCCAACAACATTGCCACA
It contains:
- a CDS encoding porin family protein: MKRIFIAFALIFIANIVVAQRFDAGLIAGFNGSQVEGDAFKGYNKAGILAGIFVQTDIAPAIVAGMEIKYSQKGSRRKYDPKNPEIEKYVMRLGYIDVPIFMAFRTNERSMIIGGIAPGVLIHSKEIGAYGEFPPEDQHPFKNFDLQPFIGFQFDFLEHASVDLRYALSVIPIREKPGGTNYYWLNNQFNNVISLALYYRLRR
- a CDS encoding rhodanese-like domain-containing protein, with the protein product MNARIKISLLLAGVGLILAFLPFNAAKSFQLKPTELLEISSNSDMYFSVDEVARFVNNEDTTIQLIDLRSTSEFMESNIPGSINIPFNDLLNPNWEGYLNQDKVRNVYYANGDETANMAWTIVSGLGYANSFVMKGGMNEWYKTVMLSKFEGERITPRENALFENRYKARKTFNQINSLPDSLKTQYLEAKRLEESQLDGGC
- a CDS encoding YeeE/YedE thiosulfate transporter family protein gives rise to the protein MRKKYMNPYLAGVLLGLVLLSAMFFSGRGLGASGGLKYAVVAAVESVDHQHAMESPYYSKYFADGENPLKSWLALEVLGMFLGGFISGAISGRLKFKIEKSPKISNGKRLLFAFLGGVFFVYGAQLARGCTSGAALSGMAVLSVAGFMTMLGIFGSAFLFAWFFRKLWI
- a CDS encoding rhodanese-like domain-containing protein, producing the protein MKKNIQWILSVLLVLVVLVLVRTFNPNLFKRNVNEALTSSNEMTFAVQNLSALKDNYSIVELDAENQHFPNSVMIPFDQLLEKENKEKLTSLDGKILLYSNNIATSSKAWVILNQLEFEEVYVLSDEENPEELKYKFQPDTTIRLE
- a CDS encoding YeeE/YedE thiosulfate transporter family protein, with translation MGPITILNNFPEWLNLGIGFFIGIGFGFALEQAGFSSSRKLAGMFYGYDTTVLKVFFTAAIVALAGSQLLSYFGLLDLNLVYVNPYYVTATLVGGVIMGAGFIMGGFCPGTGISALSIGKIDALFFLVGGLSGAFLFAETYPMIQTLAGANYKGPVRVDEWLGVSPGVFSFLLIAAAIAMFWLAELAEKKYARNEITSEI